The following proteins come from a genomic window of Halictus rubicundus isolate RS-2024b chromosome 8, iyHalRubi1_principal, whole genome shotgun sequence:
- the LOC143356525 gene encoding uncharacterized protein LOC143356525, with amino-acid sequence MYQRTIDDLQDELNSFEHRLSTRTLGSYRRKIYDLEAICSADLNRVRSRFVKSLQAFQNTIHSIEDLGPWRIKRPACPCATKTPQQNNADGLTLERPNSRNTRLARSLPRPRSQVIDSDVRGTWWTRISLKRYSDSEMYSKSYRSTSCVENERNTGNESEGSLNVNKSLTVIFPCAFKASRTFF; translated from the exons ATGTATCAAAGGACCATCGACGATCTACAAGACGAGCTGAACTCGTTCGAACACCGTCTTTCAACGCGAACCCTGGGCTCGTATAGGAGGAAAATTTACGACCTCGAGGCAATCTGCTCTGCTGACCTCAACAGAGTAAGGTCCAGGTTCGTCAAATCCCTGCAGGCCTTCCAGAATACGATTCACTCGATCGAGGATCTCGGCCCATGGAGAATCAAGCGTCCGGCTTGTCCATGCGCTACGAAGACTCCGCAGCAGAATAATGCAGACGGTTTAACACTGGAAAGACCTAACTCGAGGAATACCAGACTCGCTCGATCGCTACCAAGACCCAG GTCTCAGGTCATTGATAGCGATGTTCGAGGCACTTGGTGGACACGGATCTCTTTAAAACGGTATAGCGACAGCGAAATGTACAGCAAATCCTACAGGTCGACGTCTTGCGTCGAAAATGAACGAAACACAGGCAATGAATCTGAAGGTAGCTTGAATGTTAACAAAAGCTTGACCGTGATCTTTCCTTGCGCGTTCAAAGCATCGCGGACATTTTTTTAA